In candidate division TA06 bacterium, one genomic interval encodes:
- the nuoE gene encoding NADH-quinone oxidoreductase subunit NuoE: protein MRPKIGVYICHCGTNIASRVDVPAVVEHAGGLPYVAVAKEYKFMCSEPGQDMIKEDINDFGLNRVVVASCSPLMHEPTFRKTCESAGLNGYLFQMANIREHCSWVSDDSTLATEKAKRLVSAAVHKVNLLEPLEPRFVDVNPNVLVVGAGIAGIQAALEVANAGNRVYLVEREPCIGGHMAQFDKTFPTLDCAACILTPKMVQVGRHENIELLAHSEVEKVDGYIGNFKVKVRSRASFVDEEKCNGCGDCWVNCPVRNVPEIRKVPSIAPMIEEKMLTKLDEILQKYEGQIGVEIPVLHDIDLEFNYLPEDALTYVAERLEVPVSKLYDIATFFNAFSLVPRGRHEIKVCMGTACFVRGGEMLVERLSEELGIAPGETTKDMRFTLSPVRCIGCCSLAPAMMIDERVYGRLKLSKISGILSEHK from the coding sequence ATGAGACCAAAAATCGGCGTATATATCTGCCACTGCGGCACCAACATCGCATCCAGGGTTGATGTGCCTGCTGTGGTAGAACATGCAGGCGGGCTCCCGTATGTAGCAGTAGCCAAAGAATACAAGTTCATGTGTTCAGAACCGGGTCAGGATATGATAAAAGAGGACATAAACGACTTCGGCCTGAACAGAGTGGTCGTAGCATCGTGTTCCCCTTTGATGCACGAGCCCACCTTCAGAAAGACGTGCGAGAGTGCTGGTCTCAATGGCTACTTGTTCCAGATGGCAAACATAAGAGAGCACTGCTCGTGGGTTTCCGACGATTCCACCCTTGCCACAGAAAAGGCAAAAAGGTTGGTATCTGCTGCGGTCCACAAAGTGAACCTTCTGGAGCCTCTGGAACCAAGGTTTGTAGACGTAAACCCGAATGTGCTGGTAGTTGGCGCCGGGATAGCTGGTATTCAGGCCGCGCTCGAAGTGGCGAACGCAGGCAACAGAGTCTATCTGGTGGAGAGGGAGCCCTGTATCGGCGGCCACATGGCGCAGTTCGACAAAACTTTTCCCACCCTGGATTGCGCAGCATGCATACTCACCCCGAAGATGGTCCAGGTGGGCCGGCACGAGAACATTGAACTCCTCGCACACTCTGAGGTGGAGAAGGTCGATGGCTACATTGGCAACTTCAAAGTGAAGGTTCGCAGTCGTGCCTCCTTTGTGGATGAAGAAAAGTGCAATGGATGTGGCGATTGCTGGGTCAACTGCCCTGTGAGGAACGTGCCTGAGATCCGTAAAGTACCATCAATTGCCCCGATGATAGAAGAGAAGATGCTGACCAAGTTGGATGAGATACTGCAAAAGTACGAAGGTCAAATCGGGGTAGAGATACCTGTCTTGCACGACATAGACCTTGAGTTCAACTATTTACCTGAGGACGCACTCACATATGTGGCAGAGAGACTGGAAGTACCAGTATCTAAATTATATGACATAGCCACCTTTTTCAACGCCTTCAGCCTTGTACCTAGAGGGAGGCACGAGATCAAGGTCTGTATGGGGACTGCTTGTTTCGTGAGAGGTGGAGAAATGTTAGTGGAGAGACTGAGTGAGGAATTGGGAATAGCTCCAGGTGAGACCACAAAAGACATGCGGTTTACGCTCAGCCCCGTGCGCTGCATTGGGTGCTGCAGTCTTGCACCCGCAATGATGATTGATGAGAGAGTGTACGGACGCCTGAAGTTGAGCAAAATATCTGGCATTCTTTCAGAGCACAAATGA
- a CDS encoding 4Fe-4S dicluster domain-containing protein, whose amino-acid sequence MVVLTINDQRIEVEEGTTILKAARESGIEIPTLCYHPALKPYQACRVCVVEVVQNGKSELAASCGRVVEEGMIVKTDSEKALRARRVTVELLLARAPGSEVIQDLASKMDIKAPRFKTKDEKEKCILCGRCVRICNDVMKVGAIGFANRGANMKIAPPFKKSSKVCTTCGACTYICPTGAIVLEDITDYEVTPIASEFDVGLSSRPCIYTPFPQAVPNKPVLDSENCIYFKTGNCKVCDKVCDPEAIDYNQEDKELEIEAGSIIVATGFDLLDPGEIQRLGFGRYPAVHTSLEFERLNNASGPTDGKILTRDGKVPQSVAIVHCVGSRDQNYKEYCSKVCCMYSLKFAHLIRDKTGADVYNFYIDIRSGGKRYEEFYKRLSEEGVRFVRGKVVEVTDKAVSPDEKGKLVVVAEDTLLGQLVRVPVDMVILSPAMKARQDAEEVARTFGLARDASGFFLEKHPKLAPVATATDGIFIAGTCSGPMDIPESVAQGQAAASSALSLAARGIVQVESATAQVIEELCSGCQVCVELCAYSAVEFDQRNKVSRVNEIVCKGCGTCVAGCPSGAMLGKHFTKQQVMAEIDGVLS is encoded by the coding sequence ATGGTAGTGCTGACAATCAATGATCAAAGAATAGAAGTTGAAGAAGGGACAACAATTCTGAAGGCCGCAAGGGAGTCGGGTATTGAGATACCTACTCTCTGCTATCACCCTGCTCTGAAGCCATATCAGGCTTGCCGGGTCTGTGTCGTAGAAGTGGTTCAAAATGGAAAGTCTGAACTGGCCGCGTCCTGTGGTCGCGTGGTAGAAGAGGGTATGATAGTCAAGACCGATTCAGAAAAGGCCCTGAGGGCCCGCAGGGTTACTGTGGAATTACTACTCGCCCGGGCACCAGGTTCTGAAGTCATACAGGACTTGGCAAGTAAAATGGATATTAAGGCGCCGAGGTTCAAGACAAAGGACGAAAAAGAAAAATGTATTCTATGTGGCCGATGTGTGAGGATATGCAACGACGTGATGAAGGTGGGCGCAATTGGATTCGCCAACCGGGGCGCAAACATGAAAATCGCGCCTCCCTTTAAGAAGTCTTCAAAAGTGTGCACCACCTGCGGAGCTTGTACCTATATATGCCCTACAGGGGCCATTGTGCTCGAAGACATTACAGACTATGAGGTCACTCCCATAGCCTCGGAATTCGACGTGGGACTATCCTCGAGGCCGTGCATTTACACTCCATTTCCTCAGGCCGTTCCAAACAAGCCCGTTCTGGACAGTGAAAACTGCATCTACTTCAAGACCGGCAACTGCAAAGTTTGCGACAAGGTGTGCGACCCGGAAGCAATAGACTATAACCAGGAGGACAAGGAACTCGAAATTGAGGCGGGTTCCATCATTGTAGCTACAGGCTTCGATCTCCTCGATCCAGGCGAGATACAAAGACTGGGATTTGGCCGGTATCCAGCGGTCCATACGTCACTGGAGTTTGAGAGGCTGAATAATGCATCGGGCCCAACCGACGGCAAGATACTTACCCGGGATGGCAAGGTGCCTCAGTCCGTGGCTATCGTGCATTGTGTCGGCAGCAGGGACCAAAATTACAAAGAGTACTGCTCCAAGGTCTGCTGCATGTATTCGTTGAAGTTCGCTCATCTCATCAGAGACAAGACAGGCGCGGATGTCTATAACTTTTACATAGACATAAGAAGCGGCGGCAAAAGGTACGAGGAATTTTACAAAAGGCTCAGTGAAGAAGGCGTACGGTTCGTGAGAGGAAAGGTGGTCGAGGTAACCGACAAGGCAGTCTCCCCTGATGAGAAGGGGAAACTCGTCGTGGTAGCAGAAGATACACTCCTAGGTCAGTTGGTGAGGGTTCCGGTCGATATGGTCATACTCTCACCAGCCATGAAGGCCCGGCAGGATGCGGAAGAAGTCGCCAGAACGTTTGGTCTGGCCCGGGATGCGAGCGGCTTTTTCCTTGAGAAACATCCAAAGCTGGCTCCAGTCGCAACAGCGACAGATGGAATATTCATCGCAGGTACCTGCTCTGGCCCCATGGACATACCCGAATCAGTTGCCCAGGGCCAAGCCGCAGCATCATCAGCACTTTCGCTGGCAGCCCGGGGCATCGTACAGGTCGAGTCAGCAACCGCTCAGGTGATAGAGGAGTTATGTTCCGGCTGCCAGGTGTGCGTCGAACTCTGCGCCTATTCAGCCGTAGAATTTGACCAGAGGAACAAAGTCTCAAGAGTGAACGAGATAGTCTGCAAAGGTTGCGGAACCTGCGTGGCGGGCTGCCCAAGCGGAGCGATGCTTGGCAAGCACTTCACCAAACAGCAAGTCATGGCAGAGATAGACGGTGTCCTCTCATGA
- a CDS encoding hydrogenase iron-sulfur subunit yields the protein MSFEPKILGLLCNWCSYTAADLAGTSRIKYSPCFHIVRVMCSGSVDSVYILRALLEGADGVMIAGCKPGDCHYMSGNYKARRRATILKTVLKTLGLDEDRVWVRWISASEGAKLAETVNQFVEEIKKKPANSLSNSPEA from the coding sequence ATGAGTTTTGAACCCAAGATTCTCGGACTGCTCTGCAACTGGTGTTCCTACACGGCAGCGGACCTTGCTGGCACGTCGCGAATCAAATACTCTCCATGTTTCCACATTGTGAGAGTGATGTGCAGTGGCTCTGTCGATTCGGTCTACATATTGAGGGCCCTCCTGGAGGGCGCAGATGGAGTCATGATAGCCGGATGCAAGCCGGGTGACTGCCACTACATGTCAGGCAACTACAAGGCGAGAAGGAGAGCAACGATATTGAAGACGGTCCTGAAGACCCTCGGATTGGATGAGGACAGAGTATGGGTGAGGTGGATCAGCGCAAGCGAGGGTGCGAAGCTCGCCGAAACTGTCAACCAGTTCGTTGAAGAAATAAAGAAAAAACCAGCGAATTCCCTCTCTAACAGTCCCGAAGCATGA
- a CDS encoding tail fiber domain-containing protein: protein MRLEISSHSERRWKTNIETIPDALEKVQRLRGVYFDWKGNGQQDIGMIAEEVGEVIPEVVAYEPDGDDARSLDYARLVAVLVEAVKAQQDRIEALEAKIERTEETR, encoded by the coding sequence ATGAGGCTTGAAATATCGAGTCACTCAGAAAGGAGGTGGAAGACGAACATAGAGACGATTCCAGATGCATTGGAGAAGGTGCAGAGGCTGAGGGGTGTATACTTCGATTGGAAAGGGAACGGGCAGCAGGACATAGGTATGATAGCAGAGGAGGTGGGTGAAGTCATCCCAGAGGTCGTTGCCTATGAACCGGATGGTGATGATGCGCGCTCTCTTGATTATGCCCGTTTGGTGGCAGTGTTGGTAGAAGCAGTAAAAGCGCAGCAGGATCGGATAGAAGCCTTGGAGGCCAAAATCGAAAGGACGGAGGAGACGCGCTAG